One window of the Spirochaetaceae bacterium genome contains the following:
- a CDS encoding 3'-5' exonuclease domain-containing protein 2, giving the protein MTDSQNPGSRPRHGGALSKLSKEAINELPAGSFPGRIEVVEGTHAASAACDALRTGAAHGEMAVLGFDTESRPAFRRGERHPIALVQLASADLACLFRIDPRLGPPPPLHELLANREVVKVAQAPADEVRELRDRWRVEVRRVVDLVPIARAAGCTPLSLRALAAAYLSIRISKGAQTSNWAAPRLSERQRRYAATDAWACREIFLAMGSPPAAELRLNDATPSARGARRRRPRRRSVSPPEAERRDAGRSGSGRVPAARARGS; this is encoded by the coding sequence ATGACGGATTCGCAAAACCCCGGCAGTCGTCCGCGTCATGGCGGAGCACTGTCCAAACTGTCCAAGGAAGCCATCAACGAGCTTCCTGCCGGCAGCTTTCCGGGCCGCATCGAGGTGGTCGAGGGAACGCATGCGGCATCCGCCGCCTGCGATGCCCTGCGCACCGGCGCGGCGCACGGCGAGATGGCGGTGCTCGGTTTCGACACCGAGTCGCGGCCCGCGTTCCGGCGTGGCGAACGCCACCCCATCGCCCTGGTACAGCTCGCCAGCGCCGACTTGGCGTGCCTGTTCCGCATCGACCCGCGGCTCGGTCCGCCGCCGCCGTTGCACGAGCTGCTTGCCAACCGTGAGGTGGTCAAGGTGGCGCAGGCGCCCGCGGACGAGGTGCGTGAACTGCGCGACCGCTGGCGCGTGGAGGTGCGCCGGGTGGTCGACCTGGTCCCGATCGCGCGCGCGGCCGGCTGCACCCCGCTGAGCCTGCGCGCCCTCGCCGCCGCCTACCTTTCGATTCGCATCTCCAAGGGGGCACAGACCTCCAACTGGGCGGCGCCGCGGCTCAGCGAGCGGCAGCGCCGCTACGCCGCCACCGATGCCTGGGCGTGCCGGGAGATATTCCTTGCCATGGGTTCGCCGCCGGCTGCCGAACTGCGCCTGAACGACGCCACGCCGTCCGCTCGTGGCGCACGACGGCGCCGCCCCCGGCGGCGTTCCGTATCGCCGCCGGAGGCGGAGCGCCGAGACGCCGGACGATCCGGTTCGGGGCGCGTCCCCGCGGCGCGTGCGAGGGGGAGTTGA
- the fliG gene encoding flagellar motor switch protein FliG gives MRAAGAGEPPDAAPGGHLTGQQKAAVILVLLGTDLAARIFEHLDEHEIEQLSLAIAQLGQVAPAQQDAALAEFQKLMLTRGANRGGGLDYARDVLEKSLGAERAVAMIGRVTRALHARPFGFVRRSDSGQVLASIRGEHPQTIALVLAYLKPDDAAALLASLPYTVQADVARRVATLEQTIPEVVVEVERVLQRRLARVSRVSRKRTDNAYVVSGGNRRVLKILHHLDRATERTIIDAIGDEDPALSDELKQQMFAFEDLWLLDDGSLRRVLRAVSRNDLAAALKAVDQDMAERVTGAMSKRGAALLQDAMRALGNIRLGAVEAAQQRVAATIRELEQGGEITLGSHSAHGDSDR, from the coding sequence ATGAGGGCGGCGGGAGCCGGCGAACCTCCGGACGCCGCGCCCGGGGGTCACCTTACCGGGCAGCAGAAGGCAGCGGTGATTCTGGTGCTGCTCGGCACCGATCTTGCCGCACGGATCTTCGAGCATCTCGACGAACACGAAATAGAACAGCTCTCCCTGGCGATTGCGCAGTTGGGGCAGGTAGCCCCCGCTCAGCAGGACGCCGCGCTCGCCGAATTCCAGAAACTCATGCTGACCCGCGGCGCGAACCGTGGCGGCGGCCTCGATTACGCGCGCGACGTGCTCGAAAAATCGCTCGGCGCGGAACGGGCGGTAGCCATGATCGGGCGAGTGACGCGGGCGCTGCACGCCCGGCCGTTCGGATTCGTACGCCGTTCCGACTCCGGACAGGTGCTGGCGTCCATACGCGGCGAACACCCGCAGACCATCGCGCTGGTCCTTGCCTACCTGAAGCCGGATGACGCGGCAGCGCTGCTCGCCAGCCTGCCCTACACGGTGCAGGCGGACGTGGCGCGCCGCGTCGCCACCCTGGAGCAGACCATCCCGGAGGTGGTCGTCGAGGTGGAGCGAGTATTGCAGCGCCGTCTCGCCAGAGTATCGAGAGTCTCGCGCAAGCGTACCGACAACGCGTACGTCGTGTCGGGCGGTAACCGACGCGTGCTGAAGATCCTGCATCACCTGGACCGCGCCACCGAGCGCACCATCATCGATGCCATAGGGGACGAGGATCCGGCGCTCAGCGACGAACTGAAGCAGCAGATGTTCGCGTTCGAGGATCTGTGGCTGCTCGACGACGGCTCGCTGCGGCGCGTGCTGCGCGCAGTGAGCCGCAACGATCTTGCCGCGGCGCTGAAGGCGGTAGACCAGGACATGGCGGAGCGCGTCACCGGCGCCATGTCGAAGCGCGGCGCGGCATTGCTGCAGGACGCCATGCGGGCGCTCGGCAACATTCGTCTCGGCGCCGTCGAAGCTGCCCAGCAGCGGGTGGCCGCGACGATCCGCGAACTCGAACAGGGCGGCGAGATTACGCTGGGTTCGCACTCGGCGCACGGCGATTCCGATCGCTGA
- a CDS encoding RNA-binding protein, protein MNKKLFVGGLPYKVTDERLEEVFAVHGTVDSARVVTDKYTGESRGFGFVEMSTPAEAQTASEALNETELDGRRITVEVARPREERSRW, encoded by the coding sequence ATGAACAAGAAGCTGTTCGTCGGAGGCCTTCCCTACAAAGTCACGGATGAGCGCCTTGAGGAAGTGTTCGCCGTCCATGGGACGGTGGACTCGGCGCGGGTCGTCACCGACAAGTACACCGGCGAGTCGCGCGGGTTCGGTTTCGTGGAGATGAGCACCCCGGCGGAAGCTCAGACCGCCTCCGAGGCCCTCAACGAGACCGAGCTCGACGGCCGCCGGATTACCGTCGAAGTGGCGCGGCCGCGGGAGGAACGTTCGCGCTGGTAG
- a CDS encoding DUF1223 domain-containing protein encodes MYVRTLVLVWTAFAAAADATSSFAVVELFTSQGCNSCPRAEEALARLVEDTEGLAVFPIEWHVHYWDYLGWPDPYAIPEAARRQRRYGQVLGSGVYTPQMVLNGRSIVRPAQDYHLVRSSALTALGPETAAESLPRVALADVDRRPHAIRVNYEVSGVPAGCTLLVAALESSLENHVPRGENAGRTLRHRNVVRGFSTVTLGPGDSAGVVSIEVPEELVSGEGFLVAYVQRRETLGIVAATALP; translated from the coding sequence ATGTACGTGCGCACTTTGGTACTTGTCTGGACGGCGTTCGCCGCGGCCGCGGATGCAACGTCGTCGTTCGCGGTGGTGGAGTTGTTTACGTCGCAGGGTTGCAACAGTTGCCCGCGTGCCGAGGAGGCGCTGGCGCGGCTGGTCGAGGACACCGAAGGACTGGCGGTGTTTCCGATCGAGTGGCACGTCCACTACTGGGACTACCTCGGCTGGCCCGACCCGTATGCCATCCCGGAGGCGGCGCGGCGGCAGCGGCGCTATGGACAGGTGCTCGGCAGCGGCGTCTATACGCCGCAGATGGTGCTCAACGGGCGCAGCATCGTGCGTCCGGCCCAGGACTACCACCTGGTGCGCTCGTCGGCGCTGACCGCCCTCGGTCCGGAGACGGCCGCAGAATCGCTGCCGCGGGTGGCGCTTGCGGACGTCGACCGCCGACCGCACGCCATCCGCGTGAACTACGAGGTCTCCGGCGTGCCGGCCGGTTGTACCCTCCTGGTCGCGGCCCTGGAATCCAGCCTGGAGAACCACGTGCCGCGCGGCGAAAACGCCGGGCGCACGCTGCGCCATCGCAACGTCGTGCGCGGATTCAGTACGGTGACCCTGGGACCGGGAGACAGCGCCGGCGTGGTCAGCATTGAGGTGCCGGAGGAACTGGTGTCCGGTGAGGGGTTCCTGGTGGCGTACGTGCAGCGCCGGGAGACGCTCGGCATCGTTGCCGCCACCGCGCTCCCGTGA